From Clostridia bacterium, the proteins below share one genomic window:
- a CDS encoding Dabb family protein, translating into MVTHIVFFKLKDRSSENVEKTRQVLAGLDGKVPQLRHIEVGVDVLHSERSYDLALVTKFDSLDDLQAYQVHPEHVKVAEYIASVRDIVASVDFES; encoded by the coding sequence ATGGTTACTCATATTGTTTTTTTTAAGCTAAAAGATAGGAGCTCGGAAAATGTAGAAAAAACCAGACAGGTGCTTGCGGGACTCGACGGGAAGGTACCACAGCTCCGACATATAGAAGTGGGAGTGGATGTGTTGCACTCCGAGAGGTCTTATGATCTGGCATTGGTCACTAAATTTGATTCTCTAGACGATTTGCAGGCATACCAGGTGCATCCTGAGCACGTAAAGGTGGCGGAATACATAGCTTCGGTACGGGATATTGTTGCTTCAGTGGATTTCGAAAGTTAG